The genome window ACTCTATAAGGAAACTGCATGCAAGGCCCCCAATGCAGGTATGCACAACGAGTGGACAAGAGGGATAGATCTTAAGAGTCCTACCTCGTGACTGAAGCACATTCAACAGCGAATTGAGATGCTCTGGGGGTTCAGTTGCGGCGATTTCTTTAATGAATGATGCATGATCTGAATGTCAGTGGGAAAACAATTAGAAACTCAGTTGCATActaataagaaaaataaaaaagatatattGGAATTCCAACAGATGTATTTGAAATAGCGCGATTAAAGTTAATTAGACGGATTGTGCAAACGATGAGCATAAGAACGCACAACATAAAACTTAAGATCGATTGATGGGGAAAGCGCAGACTGGAACTTCACACCGGTTCAGCgatatttataaattttcttAAACAACAGGCATTTCGCAGATTTATAAAGCTACAGATAGAGTACAGAACTGCTGGGGTTTCCAGTTTACTTCAGACTTAACAAAAGGGCAAAACCAAACACCTCAGTGCCTTCTTAAATTTTCTAAAACGCGTAGGCGAGGCCGAAAATGAGTTAATCGTGAGGTTGTTGTGGTCTCACCGTAGGCAgtgacggtggcggcggccgcagAGGAGGCGGTCGAGGAGGCGCAGCGGGCGGCGACCAGGGATGCCCCGACCGCGCGCGGCGCCAGCAGCACGGACGCGAATGCAGCCCTGCTCGCGGCGGGTCTCATCCCGTCCCGTTCCTATCCGcgcggcggggcggggcggggcggctCGCTCGATCCGGTAGCAGCGGGCAGGCGGACCTCACCTGAACTGAGCCGTGGCTTGTGGACTCCGCAGCGACACGGAGCACGCGCACCAGAAGCGATCCATCCGCCGATTAGATCCCGCCATGCTGATCTGATCCGACGGCTGGGAAAATTCGGGGGAGGATTTGGCCTGGATGGGAAGGCTCCGCGGCTCGCGCGCGAGCTTCTCTCCCCACCACATTCtccctcgtcctcgtcctctccCACAATGACTCCACCCAATCtgtctctccctcccctcctctcctctcttttctctctcatcaACGGACTTGCTGGGAGAagctggagaagaagaagacgaggAATACAAGGGACTGTCCAGGTATGTTTTGTTTAAATTTgtccccttttttttcttcttccctgCTAGTGCATTCTTTCTATTGAATCTGGACACGGAATTGTCTTCTTGGATTTGGAAGAACAGCTcaatttccttaaaaaaaaatcataccgTAACGTCGTAAGCATGCATGCTGATTGCTGAAATCTAGTAGGGGCTTGAACTGATAGGACTGGGTCACGCTTGCGAACCATGAGGTTTGTGCAGACCGACAGGTTCCGACCATTTGCGAGCATGCATGAACAATCATTTTTGCATGTGCGGTGATACAAATTCCAGCTCCTGAGAAATTGGCTTTGCTTTCTTGCATCCATCAGTTACAGGAGACACAATGTGCAGAGCGTTGTGATATGTTCCTTCCTTAAGGGTGCCTGCCGGTTTCGCTTCCTCGCTTATTAGAGGATGTATGGATTCACTCCGCTGATTGAATTCGTTCATCTTTGATTGTCACAACCTCTGTGTCGCAAAGTAGCATCTCACATAAATTTGGCAGTCTATCAAGCATGATTTACAGATAATTACAACATCATTATTTCACCAACTTGCATGGTAATAACTCAACAGCTAGTGAATATTAATGTCAGACTCATCCATGATTATTATCATGTCTTGATACATTTCTCTTTGATGCCTTGGGCAGACATTTCTTCGACCTCATACACCTATGCTGCGGGATGGAGGAAGCTAACATTGAAGGGACCAGCCAGCCCTCAATTGCTCCTGCATCTTCCGATTTGCCGGGAAGCCCGGCCTACCCGGCACCTATAGCTCCATCCAGCTCTCGCGAAACTTCTCAAGGCGGTCAGTCTCAGCAACGAATTGGGCAAGATGAAATGCAAGGGCAAAACAGCAGCTATAAAGCGTCAGAGATCGCTAGTCGCTTCATTGAGGTCATTGATGAAAAGTCGCACATCGACACCGCGGCGCCGATCGATTCCGTTAAAGGCGCCGTGAGCAAATTCGGAGGGATCCTTGATTGGAGAGAGGTAATGTGGAGACTTGTTTGTGCAATCGATTCCTCTTAAAATTTCAGCTGAGTGCTTAGCATTTTCTTCTACGCCTGGTGACACAGAGACGGAAGCAAGTCCAGGATGAGCTCGACAAGGTGCAGGCAGAGGTCACCGAGTACCAGAAGAGATCACAGGAGGCAGAGGCCGGCAAGGCGCAAGTTCTACAAGAGCTGGGCAGCACGGCGAGAGTGGTCGATGAGCTAAGGCTGAGCCTGGAGAAAGCGCAGACCGAGGAGGTGCAGGCGCGGCAGGAAACGGAGCTCACCGAGCTGCGCTTCCGGGAGTTGCAGCTGGGCGCCAGCGACAGCGCAGCGGCGAAGGCGGAGCTCGACGTCGTGATGGACCGCCGCGCGGCCGCGCTCGCAGAACTGCAGTCGGCGCGAGCGGAGCTGGAGTCGCTGGAGAAGGAGCGCACTGCAGCCGCGGCCGAGGCGGACGCCGTGAAGGCACAAGCGCGGGAGACCGCTGCGGCGTCACAGGAGGCCGGGAAGGCCGTCGAGGACCTCGCCGCCGAGCTCATTGCACTGAAAGGGGAGCTGGAATCTTCACGCGCTGCTCACGACGAGGCGGAGGCGAAGAGGATGATACTGGCTTTGGAGTTGGAGCAAGACAAGGCGCAATGGCAGACCGAACTGGAGGAGGCTGAGCAGGAGGCGAAGAAGCTGAGGGGTGAGCTAATGGCGGCCAATGATCTCGAGTCCAAGGCGGCGTCGGCTTCTGAACTGATGGCTAGCTTGAAAGCCGAGCTATTCGCTTGCGCCGTCGAAGGAACACTGGGCGAGGATGAGAAGCCGACGGTGAGCTCCCAGGCGATGCTGGAGAAGACCAAGAAGGAGCTCGAGGACGTAAAGGCCAGCGTCGAGAGGGCCAAGGACGAGGCCAAGTGCCtgcgcgtcgccgccgcctcgaTGCGCGATGACTTAGAGAGGGAGAAGGCGGAGCTCGAAGCGATGCAGCGGAAGGAAGGACTCTCGTCAGCGTCCATCCCTTCCCTCGAGGAGGAGTTGAGCCGGGTTACCTCCGAGCTCGCCGTGTCGGAGGCAAGAGCAAGGGAGGACAAAGACGAGAGCAAGATGACTGAGCAGGTAGGCGAGGCGCGGCGACAAGCGGAGCAAGCGAAGGCAAAGGCCCGATCGGCTCGCGAGGAGGTTACAAAGGCCAGAGAAGAGGCGGGCGTGTCCAAGGCCGCCGTCTGCGCCATGGAGGCTCGGCTGGAGGCGGTGACGCGGGAGATACTCGCCGCGAACACGTCGGAGGAGATCGCCACGACCTCAGCAAGCGCGTTGCTGCAAGAAAGCAAGCCGGCAAGAAGGTTGAAGAGCCTGGGCCTCGAAGGGGGCGTGACACTGACGGTGGAGGAGTATGACGAGCTGAGCCGGAGGGCgcaggagatggaggaggtcgCCGGCAAGCGGGTGATCGAGGCGGTGAAGCTCATCAAGGAAGCCAAGGATGCGGAGGTGCGGAGCCTGGAAAAGCTGGCGCAGCTCGCGAAGCAGACAGAACAGAGGCGGCAGGCGCTGCAGGCTGCGACAGAGGAGGCCGAGGAAGCGGAGTTTGGCAAGCTCACGGCGGAGCGGGAGCTCAGGCAGTGGCGCGCCGAGCACGAGCAGCGGCGGCGCGTGGCCGGCGAGACCGACTCTCCCCGTACGGGCCTCGCCGAGATCTCCGTGCTCGACGACCCGGGCGCCGGTGACGGCCGCGGGAACCCCCACATACTCAGTCCGAGAGGGTACATGCCAAGGCCCGACGTGACGGGGTCGGCGGCTGAGGCGGAGGCGAGGCAGAGGAAGACATTCTTCCCGCGGATGGTCATGTTCTTGGCGCGAAAGAGAGCTCAGTCTTGGAAGTGATCCACGGCTCCGTGTCCTTTT of Phragmites australis chromosome 3, lpPhrAust1.1, whole genome shotgun sequence contains these proteins:
- the LOC133911371 gene encoding protein WEAK CHLOROPLAST MOVEMENT UNDER BLUE LIGHT 1-like, with product MEEANIEGTSQPSIAPASSDLPGSPAYPAPIAPSSSRETSQGGQSQQRIGQDEMQGQNSSYKASEIASRFIEVIDEKSHIDTAAPIDSVKGAVSKFGGILDWRERRKQVQDELDKVQAEVTEYQKRSQEAEAGKAQVLQELGSTARVVDELRLSLEKAQTEEVQARQETELTELRFRELQLGASDSAAAKAELDVVMDRRAAALAELQSARAELESLEKERTAAAAEADAVKAQARETAAASQEAGKAVEDLAAELIALKGELESSRAAHDEAEAKRMILALELEQDKAQWQTELEEAEQEAKKLRGELMAANDLESKAASASELMASLKAELFACAVEGTLGEDEKPTVSSQAMLEKTKKELEDVKASVERAKDEAKCLRVAAASMRDDLEREKAELEAMQRKEGLSSASIPSLEEELSRVTSELAVSEARAREDKDESKMTEQVGEARRQAEQAKAKARSAREEVTKAREEAGVSKAAVCAMEARLEAVTREILAANTSEEIATTSASALLQESKPARRLKSLGLEGGVTLTVEEYDELSRRAQEMEEVAGKRVIEAVKLIKEAKDAEVRSLEKLAQLAKQTEQRRQALQAATEEAEEAEFGKLTAERELRQWRAEHEQRRRVAGETDSPRTGLAEISVLDDPGAGDGRGNPHILSPRGYMPRPDVTGSAAEAEARQRKTFFPRMVMFLARKRAQSWK